In the genome of Budorcas taxicolor isolate Tak-1 chromosome 7, Takin1.1, whole genome shotgun sequence, the window TCATCCTCGTCCACCTGGAGCCCCGcctgcacacccccatgtacttcttcatcAGCCAGCTCTCCCTCATGGACCTCATGTACATATCTGTGACTGTGCCCAAGATGCTCCTGGGCCAGGTGACAGGAGATCACACAATCTCTCCCTCAGGTTGTGGGATCCAGATGTTCTTCTATCTAACCCTCGCTGGAGCTGAATTTTTTCTCCTGTCTGCCATGGCCTATGACAGATATGCTGCCATCTGCAGACCTCTCCATTATCCCCTGCTGATGAACCAGAGGGTCTGTGAATGCCTGGTGTCTGGATGCTGGTTCCTAGGAATGGTGGATGGTTTGTTGCTCACACCCATCACTATGAGCTTCCCCTTTTGTCATTCCAGAAAAATCCTGAGTTTCTTCTGTGAGGCTCCGGCCTTGATGAAGCTCTCCTGCTCTGACATCTCCCTCTACAAGATGGTAATGTACCTGTGCTGTGTTCTTATGCTCCTCATCCCCACTGTGGTCATCTCAAGCTCATATGCCCTCATCCTGCACCTCATCCACAGAATGAGTTCATCAGAGAGCCGCAGGAAAGCCTTTGCCACCTGCTCCTCCCACATGATTGTAGTGCTGCTCTTCTTTGGTGCTGCGATTTACACCTACATGCTTCCAGATTCCTACCACACAGCTGAGCAGGACATGATGGTGTCAGCCTTTTATACCATCATCACCCCTGTGCTGAACCCCCTCATTTACAGCCTCCGGAATAAGGATGTCACAGGGGCTCTGAGGAGCAGGATGCAGTCAGGGCTGAGCCGAAGAAAAGTTGTAAAGAAGAAAACCTGAGGATGACCATATATTTTTCCCTTATTATATTATTCCTCCCCTCCCTATTTCTCCTCTCCTTTGTCACCTGTTTCCAGGGCTGCAAACACTGAGCCCAGtaatcactttcttctttcttacacATGTGATATTTCTTCACCATATGATTTACCTATCATAATTTATCTCATTATATTCAATGTGTTTGTATTCCATTTGTCTGTGATATGATAGCTGTCATAAAGAAAACTGCACATAGTGCCTTTTTATCTGCTCTCATATTCCAAGTTTATTGATCATTTTAGTATGAGTTGTGTGACATTTTTAGCTTTCCCAAATCTTTTCAATTGCTTACATATATTGGTTTTTAGACAGGGAAAGAAAAACTTCTTAATCAAGTTACTTGTAAGACTAAGTGGCATAATATACACAGACAGCCCTAACACCTGCTCCAAACTGTGAGTTCTCTTTCTATCTCTCTAAATCCTAGCCTCTTTTTTGCCTTCAGCGGGTGGAGGTGTGAGAGACAGTGTAGAACCATAAGGACCTCCAGCTAAATCTTAGATTCGCTACTAAGCAGCTCTATGGAGCTGATTATGCCACAACTGCCTTGTTTTCGCTCCACTAAAATAGAACTAGCAATATAAGCATCATCATGGAGTTTGAATGTTAAGTGAATTTAATTCATTGGCCCAGTCCAGGGCCTGACCCCTTGAAAGGTCTAGATAAATAGttgccctttcttttttttttttttttttacagggagggaggagggagggggatttaggatggggaacatgtgtatacctgtggctgattcatgttgatgtatggcaaaaccaatacaatatcgtaaagtaattaacctccaattaggcttccctggtggctcagacggtaaagcgtctgcctgcaatgcgggagacccgggttcgatccctggttcgggaagatcctctggaaaaggaaatggcaatccactccagcactcttgcctggaaaatcccatgaacagaggaacgtGATgggcctccgtccatggggacacaaagagtcggacacgattgagcgacttcattttcatttaacctccaattaaaataaattaatttatatttaaaaaatttttaattcaataaaaatgtgaCACACAGAAAAATACAATGTTGCCCTTTCTACCGTGTGACAGAATCAAGATGACTTTGCCCGTGCCTCtgcctctgtgtgtctgttcCGCATCTTCATGGATAAGAGGGAGCCAGTGCAGATTCTCTGTCACCTGAGAGGAGCTCGTAAGCTGTCTGCTGAATTAAACCACAGCATTTCTggtatttttttcatcttccaattGGGCAGTTTCTTGGAAGCATTTGATTAAATTGTAAAACTATATTATATTTGTGTCAAATCACAAatgtataattttcaaatatcattTGATATAAATGATGTAAACACCATTCTGTCAAACTCTCTGAAAAGCAGCTGTTCCTAGATTCTTGAATCATTTAATCGCTTATTATATCTTGATGGATTACCATCCATGTTGCACATAGTCTGCAATTTCTGAGAGACACAACAGTGGCCAGAACACAAGCCCTTACTTCAAGGAGTTTATTTGTTAGTGGAGAGAGAGCTGTGTAGACATGAGCTCCCAGTCACAAGAACTATGAGATGACTGCACCCAGAAAGCCCTGCAGCATCTAGACGGGAAGCCCAGATTTGAGCGGTTTTCCTAAACTAAAGATCAGATAcatgtaaagaaacaaaagaacatttcaaagagAGGACCAGCAAATGAACAGACATGAGTTAAAAAGGCAGTGGAGATATCAGGAAACTATAAAGACCAAATTAAGCATAGATTTACACTGAAATGAACAG includes:
- the LOC128051004 gene encoding olfactory receptor 2T3-like, with the translated sequence MIKKSYACEISENNDSFIPQMKTITKTTYSENQTSQNQTLNTDFILVGLFGETKHTLLLYTVTFIFFLMALAGNALLIILVHLEPRLHTPMYFFISQLSLMDLMYISVTVPKMLLGQVTGDHTISPSGCGIQMFFYLTLAGAEFFLLSAMAYDRYAAICRPLHYPLLMNQRVCECLVSGCWFLGMVDGLLLTPITMSFPFCHSRKILSFFCEAPALMKLSCSDISLYKMVMYLCCVLMLLIPTVVISSSYALILHLIHRMSSSESRRKAFATCSSHMIVVLLFFGAAIYTYMLPDSYHTAEQDMMVSAFYTIITPVLNPLIYSLRNKDVTGALRSRMQSGLSRRKVVKKKT